Proteins from one Nitrobacteraceae bacterium AZCC 2146 genomic window:
- a CDS encoding CBS domain-containing protein (product_source=COG0517; cath_funfam=3.10.580.10; cog=COG0517; pfam=PF00571; smart=SM00116; superfamily=54631), whose product MISDRDIAIRGVGMGRGPDSRVGDVMTADVKYCFEDQDLDEVTENMGDIQVRRLPVLSREKRLVGIIALRSRFRPRIRFA is encoded by the coding sequence ATGATCTCTGATCGCGATATTGCCATCCGCGGCGTGGGTATGGGTCGCGGGCCGGATTCGCGTGTCGGCGACGTCATGACCGCTGATGTCAAATATTGCTTCGAGGATCAGGACCTCGACGAGGTCACCGAAAACATGGGTGATATCCAGGTCAGGCGCCTCCCGGTCCTGAGTCGCGAGAAGCGGCTGGTCGGCATCATTGCGCTCCGATCTCGGTTCCGTCCGCGGATCCGTTTTGCGTAA
- a CDS encoding hypothetical protein (product_source=Hypo-rule applied; cath_funfam=3.10.450.160) gives MRLTGIVDGRSESIRKFYSTPEGTKPVTNVNFSLSVGTVVPREVHLQRGAAVLIQCQRVLAWLFAG, from the coding sequence GTGCGGCTAACCGGTATCGTCGACGGGCGTTCCGAATCGATCCGAAAATTTTACTCGACGCCGGAAGGCACGAAACCTGTGACCAATGTGAATTTCTCGCTGTCGGTCGGCACCGTCGTTCCGAGGGAGGTGCATTTGCAGCGCGGCGCAGCCGTCCTCATCCAATGTCAGCGCGTGTTGGCCTGGTTGTTTGCGGGCTGA
- a CDS encoding quercetin dioxygenase-like cupin family protein (product_source=COG1917; cog=COG1917; pfam=PF07883; superfamily=51182), translated as MKNDSTIKKVSEKSAPKGTMGQTYLVSGKRVAMRLWENEPPQAKGSDRRDYETVGYVIAGRAELTLEGQTIRLEAGDSWLVPAQAEHSYRILESFTAVEATAPPAQVHGRDETRS; from the coding sequence ATGAAGAATGATAGTACGATTAAAAAGGTATCGGAAAAATCCGCGCCGAAGGGGACCATGGGCCAGACTTATCTCGTATCGGGCAAGCGCGTTGCGATGCGGTTATGGGAAAACGAGCCGCCGCAGGCGAAGGGATCTGATCGCAGAGACTACGAAACCGTAGGCTACGTCATTGCCGGGCGCGCCGAACTGACCCTTGAAGGCCAGACAATCAGGCTGGAGGCAGGCGACTCCTGGTTGGTGCCCGCTCAAGCCGAGCACAGTTATCGTATTCTGGAATCTTTCACGGCGGTCGAGGCAACCGCGCCGCCGGCGCAGGTCCATGGCCGAGACGAGACGAGGTCCTAG
- a CDS encoding ferritin-like metal-binding protein YciE (product_source=COG3685; cath_funfam=1.20.1260.10; cog=COG3685; pfam=PF05974; smart=SM00895; superfamily=47240) translates to MIRGRAAARSALNASAATSDKLQAAFEKHHDETEAQIDRLEKIFELLGKAARGKKCDAIEGLLDESKEIMDEYADTPALDADLLAAAQAEEHYEISRYGTLKAWAATLNMPQAFKLLDQTLAQEKKTDDTLSKIAETAVNYEAAA, encoded by the coding sequence ATGATTAGGGGGCGTGCTGCTGCGCGGAGCGCGCTTAACGCGTCGGCTGCGACTTCCGACAAGCTTCAAGCCGCCTTCGAAAAACATCACGACGAAACCGAGGCCCAAATTGACCGCCTCGAAAAAATATTCGAACTGCTGGGCAAAGCCGCGCGAGGCAAGAAATGCGATGCCATCGAAGGCCTTCTTGATGAAAGCAAAGAGATCATGGACGAGTACGCAGATACGCCCGCGCTGGACGCTGATTTGCTGGCAGCCGCCCAGGCAGAGGAGCACTACGAAATCTCGCGCTATGGCACGCTGAAAGCATGGGCTGCCACGCTCAATATGCCGCAAGCGTTCAAATTGCTTGATCAAACCCTGGCGCAAGAAAAGAAGACAGACGACACCTTGAGCAAGATCGCCGAGACGGCAGTCAACTACGAGGCAGCGGCCTGA
- a CDS encoding hypothetical protein (product_source=Hypo-rule applied) — MRPKNNFTKRKGYVAAGYGPNGWFCVFDRSEATKGWQAGRHQWLVRLMPDGPERTLRTKGEAIKLAEASAATAIGWEMWWKPSSSPDTSGY; from the coding sequence GTGCGCCCGAAGAACAACTTTACGAAGCGCAAAGGTTATGTCGCCGCCGGATACGGTCCCAATGGTTGGTTCTGCGTTTTCGACCGCAGCGAGGCCACGAAGGGTTGGCAGGCTGGTAGGCATCAGTGGCTCGTGAGGCTGATGCCGGATGGACCAGAAAGAACATTGCGAACCAAAGGCGAAGCGATCAAGCTGGCGGAAGCGAGCGCCGCGACTGCGATTGGTTGGGAAATGTGGTGGAAGCCGTCGAGTTCGCCAGATACGTCGGGATACTAG
- a CDS encoding hypothetical protein (product_source=Hypo-rule applied; cath_funfam=2.30.33.40; superfamily=50129): MTGTESRRLQVGTRVIWSDNKKDAGTVIETNWAGVRIKWDNRDEQLILHNDMTAVSVV, from the coding sequence ATGACCGGTACAGAATCAAGACGTCTTCAAGTCGGTACTCGCGTCATATGGAGCGACAACAAAAAGGACGCGGGCACAGTCATTGAAACGAATTGGGCTGGCGTAAGGATCAAGTGGGATAATCGTGACGAACAATTGATCCTGCACAACGATATGACGGCGGTATCGGTGGTTTAA
- a CDS encoding transposase (product_source=KO:K07486; cog=COG3547; ko=KO:K07486; pfam=PF01548,PF02371) — MTKYAALDVSQEVTAVCVVDETGRITAEKKIATCPETISSWLSKNAPDLVRVGMETGPLAVWLWNELHDRGIPIVCMDARHAHAALKMRPNKTDRNDAAGLAQIVRTGWFKHVRIKSRDSYEVRSLLAAREVLVRTRVKLENEIRGLLRTFGVLFGKASGGFALRAKEIVAGELDASAPMRVIVETLMQARMAILDRIKVFDRQVLMIAKKNPAARLFMTAPGVGAITALSVASVFDDAERFKRSSSAGAYLGLTPRRYESGEVSRNGRISKHGNQMTRKHLYEAATTLLTRTKAFSTLKAWGLKLAKVVGFKKARVAVARKLAVILHAMWKTNTPFHWSAVAA, encoded by the coding sequence ATGACGAAGTATGCCGCACTTGATGTCTCGCAGGAAGTAACAGCTGTCTGCGTCGTCGATGAGACGGGACGGATCACGGCCGAGAAGAAGATCGCGACCTGCCCAGAGACAATCAGTTCCTGGTTGTCGAAGAACGCGCCCGATCTGGTTCGTGTCGGGATGGAGACTGGTCCGCTAGCTGTATGGCTATGGAATGAATTGCACGATCGAGGCATCCCAATCGTCTGCATGGATGCTCGGCACGCCCATGCTGCCTTGAAGATGCGGCCGAACAAGACCGACCGGAATGATGCCGCTGGGCTCGCCCAGATCGTTCGCACAGGCTGGTTCAAGCACGTCCGGATCAAGTCCCGAGATAGCTACGAGGTTCGATCGCTGTTGGCCGCTCGTGAGGTTCTCGTTCGGACCCGCGTCAAGCTGGAGAACGAAATCCGGGGGCTCTTGCGCACCTTCGGTGTGCTGTTTGGCAAAGCCAGCGGGGGCTTTGCCTTGCGGGCCAAAGAGATCGTCGCGGGTGAACTCGATGCTTCAGCGCCAATGCGCGTCATTGTCGAGACGCTCATGCAGGCTCGAATGGCAATCCTCGATCGCATCAAGGTTTTCGATCGCCAGGTACTGATGATTGCCAAGAAGAATCCGGCGGCACGCTTGTTTATGACAGCTCCGGGCGTCGGCGCGATCACAGCTCTCTCGGTTGCGTCGGTCTTCGATGATGCCGAGCGCTTCAAGCGATCGTCGAGCGCAGGCGCTTATCTCGGATTGACGCCGCGGCGCTACGAGTCAGGCGAAGTTAGCCGGAATGGGCGGATCTCCAAACACGGAAACCAGATGACGCGTAAGCATCTCTATGAGGCCGCCACGACGTTACTCACGAGAACCAAGGCCTTCTCGACCCTCAAGGCCTGGGGCCTCAAGCTCGCTAAGGTTGTCGGCTTCAAGAAAGCGCGCGTCGCTGTGGCACGGAAGCTCGCCGTCATTCTTCACGCAATGTGGAAGACAAACACTCCGTTCCATTGGAGCGCTGTGGCCGCATGA
- a CDS encoding transcriptional regulator with XRE-family HTH domain (product_source=COG1396; cog=COG1396; smart=SM00530; superfamily=47413) — translation MRPFTVQQVCAARVFLGWSRLDLGEASGLSISTINNFEANAHPTSNEYLSAIRKAFQNAGVEFQRGNTVGVIVSVQTQPWKKFG, via the coding sequence ATGCGGCCCTTCACCGTCCAACAAGTATGCGCCGCTCGCGTTTTTTTGGGCTGGAGTAGGCTCGATTTGGGCGAAGCGTCCGGCTTGTCGATTAGTACGATCAACAATTTTGAAGCGAACGCGCACCCAACGTCAAATGAGTACCTTAGCGCAATCCGTAAGGCGTTTCAAAATGCCGGAGTCGAATTTCAGCGCGGGAATACAGTCGGCGTCATTGTTTCTGTACAAACTCAGCCTTGGAAAAAATTCGGATGA
- a CDS encoding crotonobetainyl-CoA:carnitine CoA-transferase CaiB-like acyl-CoA transferase (product_source=COG1804; cath_funfam=3.40.50.10540; cog=COG1804; pfam=PF02515; superfamily=89796) gives MGPLTGLKVIDLTHVMAGPTCTLMLADMGAEVIKVEKIPAGDDTRYMLPPKIGDEAASFLMMNRNKNGIALDLKTPGGATVLRRLVSSADVLVENFGPGVMERLGFGYAELSKENPSLIYCSLSGFGRTGPYKHRRGFDLVAQAMSGIMSFTGENPDGPPVKCGAPLSDITAGLLAAMGILAAYTHRLKTGQGQWVETSLFEAALVQTYWQAAIALATGVAPKAMGSAHPLNAPYQAFETSDDWIVVGGANQKNWLRTLDVLGAPELAHDPRFTKGSDRMAHLKELEAELAPRFRTRPAAYWLTALDDMGVPCGPVYDMLQALADPQTIAREMVVEVEHSTLGTVKTLGLPIKFSQTPGKVRTGAPLFGEHTLKVLSAYGFGADEIAALQKEGAVAAASFLPDEVT, from the coding sequence ATGGGCCCATTGACCGGATTGAAGGTTATCGACCTGACCCACGTTATGGCGGGACCGACCTGCACGCTGATGCTCGCCGACATGGGCGCCGAAGTCATTAAGGTCGAGAAGATTCCCGCCGGCGACGACACTCGCTACATGCTTCCGCCCAAGATCGGCGACGAGGCGGCGTCGTTCCTGATGATGAATCGCAATAAGAACGGTATCGCTCTCGATCTGAAAACGCCGGGCGGAGCGACGGTCCTGCGGCGTCTCGTCAGCTCGGCGGATGTGTTGGTGGAAAACTTCGGACCCGGCGTCATGGAGCGTCTTGGCTTCGGCTACGCGGAACTCAGCAAGGAAAATCCCAGTCTGATTTACTGCTCGCTGTCCGGCTTTGGCCGCACAGGCCCCTATAAACATCGCCGTGGTTTCGATCTCGTGGCGCAGGCCATGAGCGGGATCATGAGTTTTACGGGTGAAAATCCCGATGGTCCGCCGGTCAAATGCGGAGCGCCGTTGTCCGATATCACCGCGGGTCTTCTCGCTGCCATGGGCATTCTCGCCGCCTATACGCACCGCTTAAAGACCGGGCAGGGGCAATGGGTCGAAACATCCTTGTTTGAAGCCGCGCTTGTGCAGACGTACTGGCAGGCCGCCATCGCACTCGCGACCGGCGTAGCGCCGAAAGCGATGGGCTCGGCCCACCCGCTCAATGCGCCCTATCAGGCTTTCGAGACATCTGATGACTGGATCGTCGTTGGGGGCGCCAATCAGAAAAACTGGCTGCGCACGCTCGACGTTCTGGGCGCTCCGGAGCTCGCACACGATCCACGCTTCACAAAAGGCTCCGACCGCATGGCCCATCTGAAGGAGCTGGAAGCCGAACTTGCCCCCCGCTTTCGCACCAGGCCGGCTGCATACTGGCTGACTGCACTTGATGACATGGGAGTGCCATGCGGGCCGGTTTACGACATGCTGCAGGCACTCGCAGATCCGCAGACGATTGCTCGCGAGATGGTAGTCGAAGTCGAGCATTCGACACTCGGAACGGTCAAGACGCTCGGACTACCGATCAAATTCTCGCAGACGCCAGGCAAAGTGCGCACCGGTGCCCCACTTTTCGGTGAGCACACTCTTAAAGTTTTGAGTGCGTACGGGTTCGGCGCCGATGAAATTGCCGCACTTCAGAAAGAAGGCGCCGTGGCCGCAGCAAGTTTTCTGCCGGACGAGGTCACCTGA
- a CDS encoding uncharacterized protein YcfL (product_source=COG5633; cog=COG5633): MRDLVVLSAVAALGLAGCQTAEAPATASGKQEVSIKASVPAEKAH; this comes from the coding sequence ATGCGCGATCTTGTGGTTTTGTCCGCCGTGGCGGCATTGGGTCTGGCTGGCTGTCAGACCGCCGAGGCACCTGCCACCGCAAGCGGCAAGCAGGAAGTGTCGATCAAAGCGTCGGTGCCGGCCGAAAAAGCGCACTGA
- a CDS encoding hypothetical protein (product_source=Hypo-rule applied; cleavage_site_network=SignalP-noTM) gives MRKFAIALLASAGALFVGSANASDIYTSNEYANADLAQQVRLICDEGGRCYRTRGGRRIIVEDSYNYAPRERYIERRGYRDWDDGPRAGVGFRAPGVSVGVGVGSDRW, from the coding sequence ATGAGGAAGTTCGCGATTGCGCTCCTGGCGAGCGCTGGAGCATTGTTTGTGGGCAGCGCAAATGCCTCTGACATCTATACGAGCAATGAGTATGCGAACGCGGATCTTGCCCAGCAGGTTCGGCTGATCTGCGACGAGGGCGGGCGTTGTTATCGGACCCGGGGCGGCCGCCGTATCATTGTGGAAGATTCCTACAATTATGCGCCGCGCGAAAGATACATCGAGCGCCGCGGCTATCGTGACTGGGATGATGGGCCGCGGGCCGGAGTCGGCTTCCGGGCTCCTGGCGTCAGTGTCGGCGTCGGGGTCGGTAGTGATCGCTGGTAA
- a CDS encoding hypothetical protein (product_source=Hypo-rule applied; superfamily=117892) — protein sequence MASIDHYGHALHVQLSQATKRGAKHFTITSTELHSALNGRSEVNDECWNAMEAAMMPGDVIIDRVTVRYVLPRP from the coding sequence ATGGCATCGATCGACCATTACGGTCACGCACTTCATGTGCAACTGTCGCAGGCGACGAAGCGTGGCGCGAAACATTTCACTATTACATCGACTGAGCTTCATAGCGCGCTTAATGGCCGATCAGAAGTTAACGATGAATGCTGGAACGCCATGGAGGCCGCGATGATGCCCGGCGATGTCATCATTGATAGAGTAACTGTTCGCTACGTTCTTCCGCGACCTTAA
- a CDS encoding multimeric flavodoxin WrbA (product_source=COG0655; cog=COG0655; pfam=PF03358; superfamily=52218): MGSYSHSRKTPVTRKAGPGYADPEYEISVDWLAASDAIRAAQRRHDNEGEPARILIINGSSRSEHTCPGEMSKTWRLVKLAEPVFEAMGCSVDILNLSRLTSEFGKQIYPCKSCVSTSMALCHWPCSCYPNYSLGQSDDWMNDIYPMWVAAHGIMIIAPVNWYHAPTAMKAMMDRLVCADGGNPDPSSTHGKEVAEAKALELKGWPYPRHLAGRHFGIIAHGDSVGAETLRRSLADWLTDMSLISAGGMAEADGYVGYMEPYATSHQALDDDTAFQQQVLNVAQALGAAVTLSRAGKLENPGKDLVEPNPK, translated from the coding sequence ATGGGATCCTATAGTCACTCTCGAAAAACACCGGTCACACGAAAGGCAGGCCCGGGTTACGCCGATCCCGAGTATGAAATCTCGGTTGATTGGCTCGCAGCGAGCGACGCTATTCGCGCCGCGCAGCGGCGCCACGACAATGAAGGTGAACCTGCGCGCATTCTCATCATCAACGGCTCCTCGCGCAGCGAACATACTTGTCCGGGCGAGATGTCCAAGACATGGCGCCTCGTCAAACTTGCTGAGCCGGTATTTGAAGCGATGGGATGTTCTGTGGACATCCTCAACCTGTCGCGGTTGACGTCGGAATTCGGCAAGCAAATTTACCCTTGCAAGTCCTGTGTCTCGACTTCCATGGCGCTCTGTCACTGGCCGTGCAGCTGCTATCCCAATTATTCGCTCGGCCAGAGCGACGACTGGATGAACGATATCTATCCGATGTGGGTCGCGGCGCACGGCATCATGATCATCGCGCCGGTAAATTGGTATCATGCACCGACGGCGATGAAGGCGATGATGGACCGGCTTGTCTGTGCCGACGGCGGTAACCCGGATCCATCTTCGACCCACGGCAAGGAGGTTGCGGAAGCCAAGGCGTTGGAGTTAAAGGGCTGGCCTTATCCACGGCACTTGGCTGGCCGGCATTTCGGAATTATCGCGCATGGCGACAGTGTGGGAGCGGAAACGCTGCGGCGCTCGCTAGCCGACTGGTTGACCGATATGTCGCTGATTTCGGCAGGAGGCATGGCAGAAGCCGACGGCTATGTCGGTTACATGGAACCCTATGCCACTTCGCATCAAGCCTTGGACGACGACACGGCCTTTCAGCAGCAGGTGCTCAACGTCGCCCAGGCGCTCGGTGCCGCCGTGACGCTTTCACGAGCCGGAAAACTCGAGAATCCTGGAAAGGACCTTGTCGAGCCCAATCCGAAATAA
- a CDS encoding DNA mismatch repair ATPase MutL (product_source=COG0323; cog=COG0323) yields the protein MFVTTAVAVLIGTGALAQSPNEKSTAPSAAQSQPNANSPASQAPASSSSAGSTSTTQNTQSAPANNRQDTTTGQSAQNPNANGDAQRSQAQSSPPSPSRSDRNATTAPSQAQSAPQPASSSQAQKQHNSAGD from the coding sequence TTGTTCGTTACGACGGCCGTCGCCGTTTTGATTGGAACCGGCGCCCTGGCGCAATCGCCGAATGAAAAGTCGACCGCGCCGTCTGCGGCGCAGAGTCAGCCCAACGCAAACTCGCCGGCATCGCAGGCGCCAGCGTCCTCTTCTTCCGCCGGTTCTACATCGACCACCCAAAACACGCAGTCGGCGCCGGCTAACAATCGACAGGACACCACAACCGGCCAGTCGGCGCAGAACCCGAACGCCAACGGCGACGCACAGCGTTCGCAGGCACAGTCCAGCCCGCCCTCTCCATCGAGATCAGACCGCAATGCGACGACGGCCCCCTCACAGGCGCAGTCCGCGCCACAGCCGGCTTCTTCTTCGCAGGCGCAAAAACAACACAACTCCGCCGGCGACTAA
- a CDS encoding DNA-binding GntR family transcriptional regulator (product_source=COG1802; cath_funfam=1.10.10.10,1.20.120.530; cog=COG1802; pfam=PF00392,PF07729; smart=SM00345,SM00895; superfamily=46785,48008), with protein sequence MMHDEVVSRLRHILTEGEIPPGARIPERELCVTLSISRTPLREALKVLAAEGLVLLLPNRGSRAAKLTQKDVKELFEVCEALEATAGELACPRISDEQLREICALQANMVEHYRARDLLSYYRCNRLIHESIVRAADNAVLAGFYESVAARIRRARFITPMSSEHWALAVQEHDGILNALQRRDASGLAHILRTHLRRKREEVVLAGFAEASGIRNLPADI encoded by the coding sequence ATGATGCATGATGAGGTGGTTTCGCGCCTCAGGCACATTCTGACGGAAGGTGAAATTCCACCTGGCGCGCGAATTCCTGAGCGCGAACTATGCGTTACGCTGAGCATATCGCGCACGCCGCTGCGCGAAGCGCTGAAAGTCCTCGCCGCCGAGGGGCTGGTATTGTTGTTGCCCAATCGCGGATCGCGCGCCGCGAAGCTCACGCAAAAGGACGTCAAGGAACTCTTCGAAGTCTGCGAGGCGCTTGAGGCCACGGCTGGCGAATTGGCATGTCCGCGCATTTCAGACGAGCAACTGCGAGAAATCTGTGCGTTGCAAGCCAATATGGTCGAACACTATCGGGCGCGCGACCTGTTGTCGTACTATCGCTGTAACCGGCTGATCCACGAAAGCATCGTGCGGGCCGCCGATAATGCGGTTCTCGCCGGATTTTATGAATCGGTGGCGGCACGTATTCGTCGTGCACGATTCATCACGCCCATGTCTTCTGAACATTGGGCGCTGGCGGTTCAGGAACATGATGGAATTCTGAACGCGCTGCAACGACGCGACGCGAGCGGGCTCGCGCATATCTTGCGGACGCATCTTCGACGCAAGCGCGAGGAAGTTGTGCTGGCAGGGTTCGCCGAAGCGAGTGGTATTCGAAATCTACCGGCCGATATTTGA
- a CDS encoding membrane-associated phospholipid phosphatase (product_source=COG0671; cath_funfam=1.20.144.10; cog=COG0671; pfam=PF01569; superfamily=48317) produces the protein MALYRVRPTRADVEIANAISEHTRPATEAIAETLTWGADEHVLCALAAAWWLYCGGGRARDRVDSNHLLLTAVAVSVIPHLLKAIFDQERPDRLTVRGHLHGVPFSGKSRDAFPSGHAVHVGALASAATILPPAKRNLVWSIGVALVLTRIVLLAHWTSDVAAGLALGGLTERLLRFWTGYGRGANSVEARQRNRKSPSW, from the coding sequence ATGGCGCTTTATCGAGTGAGGCCTACGCGGGCCGATGTCGAAATCGCGAACGCTATCTCGGAGCATACCCGCCCCGCGACCGAAGCCATCGCGGAGACGCTGACATGGGGCGCCGACGAACATGTTCTCTGTGCCTTGGCGGCCGCTTGGTGGCTCTATTGCGGCGGTGGCCGCGCAAGGGACAGGGTAGATAGCAATCATCTCCTGCTGACGGCAGTTGCAGTATCCGTCATTCCCCATCTGCTCAAAGCCATCTTCGATCAGGAGCGGCCCGATCGCTTGACGGTCCGCGGTCATCTGCATGGCGTGCCTTTTTCGGGGAAAAGTCGCGACGCCTTTCCATCCGGACATGCCGTGCATGTCGGTGCGCTGGCATCGGCTGCCACCATCCTGCCCCCCGCGAAGCGCAATCTAGTCTGGTCGATCGGCGTGGCGCTGGTCCTGACGCGGATCGTGTTGCTTGCTCATTGGACCAGCGATGTCGCCGCTGGCCTCGCGCTCGGCGGGTTGACGGAGCGCTTGCTGAGGTTCTGGACCGGATACGGTCGCGGGGCCAATTCAGTCGAAGCGCGCCAGCGGAACCGGAAAAGCCCAAGCTGGTAA
- a CDS encoding enoyl-CoA hydratase (product_source=KO:K01715; cath_funfam=1.10.12.10,3.90.226.10; cog=COG1024; ko=KO:K01715; pfam=PF00378; superfamily=52096) → MSDPITVDTDLLYEVHDGIGRVTFNRPQARNSLTFNMYERLAEICENASKDGSLKVLVLTGAGDKAFAAGTDINQFRAFKTPQDAIDYEARIDRVLGTLEQCQVPTIAAIAGACVGGGAGIAACCDLRIGTKTAKFGFPVARTLGNCLSMPSINRLSTLIGAARLKEIIFTARLIEAEEAAKIGLLNDVVEDLPTLEQRAHELARLVASHAPLTLRTTKQALYRMRAKVLEDDEDLILKCYQSRDFAEGRDAFLNKRQPQWTGE, encoded by the coding sequence ATGAGCGACCCCATCACAGTCGATACCGACCTCCTTTACGAGGTCCATGACGGCATCGGCCGGGTCACCTTCAACAGACCGCAGGCAAGAAATTCACTGACGTTTAATATGTATGAGCGCCTTGCGGAGATCTGTGAGAACGCGAGCAAAGACGGTTCGCTCAAGGTACTGGTCCTGACCGGCGCAGGCGACAAGGCATTCGCTGCAGGTACCGACATCAATCAATTTCGCGCATTCAAAACCCCGCAGGACGCAATCGATTACGAGGCCAGGATTGATCGCGTGTTAGGCACGCTTGAGCAATGTCAAGTTCCGACCATCGCCGCGATCGCGGGGGCTTGTGTCGGCGGCGGCGCCGGAATCGCGGCGTGCTGTGATCTTCGCATCGGCACAAAGACTGCGAAATTCGGATTCCCGGTCGCGAGGACACTCGGCAACTGCCTGTCGATGCCCAGCATCAACCGGCTCTCGACGCTGATCGGGGCCGCGCGCCTCAAGGAGATCATTTTTACCGCGCGCCTCATCGAAGCAGAAGAAGCGGCCAAAATTGGTCTGCTGAATGACGTAGTGGAAGATCTTCCCACCCTGGAGCAGCGAGCCCATGAGCTGGCCCGCCTGGTCGCAAGCCACGCTCCGTTGACGCTGCGCACCACGAAGCAGGCTTTGTATCGCATGAGAGCAAAGGTCCTCGAAGACGACGAGGATCTGATCCTCAAATGTTACCAAAGTCGGGATTTCGCCGAAGGTAGGGATGCCTTTCTTAATAAGCGCCAGCCGCAATGGACCGGCGAATAG